GCTGCGGTGCAGGCCATTGAGACGGTCGATCACTGCTTAGGGGAGTTGCTCGATAGTGTGGGTAAGGTGGGCGGTACCACCATCATCATTGCTGACCACGGCAATGCTGAATATATGTGGGATGAGAACAAAAATCCCTGGACTGCCCACACGACCAATCCAGTGCCGTTTATTTTGGTGGAAGGCGAGCGGCGTAAAGTTCCAGGGCATGGTGCTGATGTGGTGTTGCGCTCAGACGGACGATTGGCAGATGTTGCCCCAACGATTCTTCAGTTGCTGGGGCTGCCTCAGCCGGATGAGATGACGGGTAAGTCAATGATTGACTCTGCTGCTATGGATGTGCGCCCGAACCGAACGCCGGTGCGTCTGTCGATTTAAGGTTGACTGGGGATCGATCTAACGATAACTCTCTGTGTAGGTGGCGGGTGCGATCGCTTGCCTGCCACTCTCGTCTATAGTCCGGTAAACATCGGTAGAATAGTTAGAATATGCGCGGGATCAAGCCCTCCTCAACGTGGGGATGCGATCGCTCCCCGGTTTGGGCTATCCCCGCTCCAAGGTTCTGTTGACAACATGGTGTTATGGCATTAACCAATATTTTGCAGATTATTTGGGCAGGCTCTGCCCTCGGGCTGATTATCCTTGTGCTGCTCCATAGCCCCAAGGGTGATGGTCTCGGCGGCCTAGGTGGACAAGCCCAGCTTTTTACCAGTACCAAGAGCGCTGAAACCACGCTCAATCGTTTAACCTGGACTCTGACCGTTGTCTTCATGGGCTTGACGGTTATTCTCAGTGCGGGCTGGCTAACGCCTGCGGGCTAACCAAGGCTAGAGCGTTGTAGGCTACCTATGGATAATCGACGGGGATGGCTAACTCGAATGCGTCGATGGCCCCTAGTC
This portion of the Candidatus Obscuribacterales bacterium genome encodes:
- a CDS encoding alkaline phosphatase family protein, giving the protein AETEKYAHVTYFFNGGIEDPLEGEDRELVQSPMVATYDRAPAMSAQAVTDVVAAALAKQIYSLVVINYANPDMVGHTGNIDAAVQAIETVDHCLGELLDSVGKVGGTTIIIADHGNAEYMWDENKNPWTAHTTNPVPFILVEGERRKVPGHGADVVLRSDGRLADVAPTILQLLGLPQPDEMTGKSMIDSAAMDVRPNRTPVRLSI
- the secG gene encoding preprotein translocase subunit SecG, which codes for MALTNILQIIWAGSALGLIILVLLHSPKGDGLGGLGGQAQLFTSTKSAETTLNRLTWTLTVVFMGLTVILSAGWLTPAG